One Aquarana catesbeiana isolate 2022-GZ linkage group LG04, ASM4218655v1, whole genome shotgun sequence genomic region harbors:
- the ANKUB1 gene encoding protein ANKUB1, which yields MKVFIAFEGLCESFDILPGQTVKDAKQMIKDFFQIQLSDDKQGRRYLELTYAGGVLRDEWVLADAGITLCSTIKCTVKEEEKPALYVHNAVTQEKVPIMGNVHLLSETVSQLKSLVSVKCGFPVSVFCLRTLEGKEMYDCNTLSDYKLEIGSALRLDVWDGWKELLASCVLGHKQNVQRYLSKNETILRYQQRVALYIAAHFGHLKMAEWLQKKGVRADEAIGVHPYREWCCETDHPDIGKCAIHAAAEAGQILLIKVFVAHNVLCLECQTPFGQTPLRTCIHQGHKDCVLYLIMKMWSVVAFPNISLPMSIYVKIKKWLFVTQKKLCKVKRWDPQFKTRVGDPFVVDGFTEPKMTSKSLHNLHQDKWKKIRIYNNFRTQSSKNFANAVLKLHPMTPTPSRFPPITKTADNPAQKRLVVEPESLDIIHNNTWNAQISLPPIGSISSNRPRNLTMPHATLLLNSSLESFSKHHGRTPRQNAIYFLSLASEFKEKPWLQQLDMARMLAKKMVYQH from the exons ATGAAGGTCTTTATAGCTTTTGAAGGTCTCTGTGAATCTTTCGACATTCTTCCTGGACAAACTGTAAAGGATGCCAAACAGATGATCAAG GACTTTTTTCAAATCCAGTTGTCAGATGACAAACAAGGGAGACGATATCTGGAACTGACATACGCAGGAGGAGTGCTGAGAGATGAGTGGGTTCTCGCAGATGCTGGCATTACTCTTTGTTCTACCATTAAATGTACTGTTAAG GAAGAAGAAAAGCCGGCTCTCTATGTACATAATGCAGTGACACAAGAAAAGGTCCCGATAATGGGAAATGTTCATCTTCTTTCTGAAACAGTTTCACAGCTGAAATCCCTAGTGTCTGTGAAATGTGGATTCCCAGTCAGTGTTTTCTGCTTGAGGACATTAGAAGGCAAAGAAATGTATGACTGTAACACCCTGAGCGATTACAAGCTGGAAATAG GCTCCGCATTGAGACTGGATGTATGGGATGGCTGGAAGGAACTTTTGGCATCCTGTGTTCTGGGCCACAAGCAAAATGTTCAACGGTACTTATCGAAGAATGAAACCATCCTCAG ATATCAGCAGAGAGTAGCCCTTTACATAGCTGCACATTTTGGCCATCTGAAAATGGCAGAGTGGCTACAGAAGAAGGGTGTAAGGGCAGATGAAGCCATTGGTGTCCATCCATACAGAGAATGGTGCTGTGAAACTGATCACCCAGATATAGGCAAATGTGCCATTCATGCAGCTGCTGAAGCAGGCCAAATCCTTTTAATCAAAGTCTTTGTTGCACATAATGTTTTGTGTTTAGAATGTCAGACTCCTTTTGGTCAGACACCTCTCAGGACATGTATCCACCAGGGCCACAAAGACTGTGTATTATATTTAATCATGAAGATGTGGTCAGTTGTTGCTTTCCCAAATATTTCTCTCCCTATGAGTATCTATGTCAAGATCAAAAAGTGGCTTTTTGTGACTCAGAAAAAATTATGCAAAGTGAAGAGGTGGGATCCACAATTTAAAACACGTGTTGGGGACCCATTTGTTGTGGATGGTTTCACAGAACCCAAGATGACTAGTAAAAGTCTGCATAATCTTCATCAAGACAAATGGAAAAAAATTAGGATTTATAACAATTTTCGGACTCAGAGTAGCAAAAACTTTGCTAATGCTGTCTTAAAACTCCACCCTATGACACCAACACCATCCAGGTTTCCTCCTAtcacaaaaacagcagataatccaGCTCAGAAAAGACTTGTAGTAGAACCGGAATCTTTGGATATTATTCATAACAACACATGGAATGCTCAAATTTCTCTTCCACCCATCGGCAGTATTAGCAGTAACCGCCCACGCAATTTAACAATGCCACATGCTACCCTTCTTCTGAATTCCTCCCTAGAGTCTTTCTCAAAGCACCATGGTCGGACACCAAGGCAAAATGCAATATATTTCTTAAGTCTAGCCAG